The genome window TGCGCATGACGCTGCCGGACGGGCAGACGCGCGACGCGATGCTGGAAAGCGACATGGCCGAGGGCATGGAGCGGAGCTACGAGCGGATGGAACGGATGCTCGCGGCATCTCGATCCTGAGCGTCACCTTGCCGGCGTTACGCGCCGGGGGCCGTAACGTATCGAAATCCAATGTTATGAAACCCGCGCGGTTTTCTTGCATTTCCTTCCCGACCGCGCCCCGTAACGGGGCGGTCGCAAATGAAGGAGATAGGGAATGAACAAGCTGATCCTCGCTTCCGTTTCCGGCATCGCGCTGATGGGCCTTGCCGCGTGCAGCGACACCGACGGCACCACCACCCAGGCCACTCCGCCCGAGCAGGTGCAGCCGATGGAAGAGCCGAATGCGGCTCCGACGCCGCCCGCCGAGCCGACCGCCCCGGCCGTGCCGCCTGCCGACTAGCTTCTCCCCCCGACGCGGAAGGCGGGCGCGCCCGGCGCGAACCCCGCCTTCCGCGGAAGGCCAAACTCAAGGCCAAACTCAAGGCCAAACTCCGGGCGTCGCCCTTCGGGGCGCTGCCCGCGTCCACGAAGCATCTCGCCAGCGGCGACGATTCCCCTTATGAAGCGCCCATGTCTATCTGGGCGCGGATAAGCGAATTCCTCACTACGGTGCCGGCCAATGCGCTTTCGGGCGTCATCGAGGCCGTGCGCACCGCGCTCTCCGGCGACCCGCAGCTTCGCCGCCGCGTCGCCTTCTCCATCGCCATGATCGCGCTGTCGGCCAAGATGGCCAAGGCGGACGGCGTGGTGACGCAGGACGAGGTCCGCGCCTTCCAGCAGATTTTCATCGTCCCGCCGGAGCAGACCCGCAACGTCGCCCGGCTGTTCGACCTCGCCAAGCAGGACATCGCCGGCTTCGAGGCCTATGCCGAGCGGCTCGCCGGGCTGTGCGGCAACGGCCGGCCCGACTGCGCGATGCTCGAGGACATTCTCGACGGCCTGTTCCACATCGCCGCCGCCGACGGCGTCGTCCACGAGCGCGAGGTCGGGTTCCTGCGCCGCATCTCTGAGATCTTCGCGGTCAGCGAGGAGCGGTTCGAGATCATCCTGTCGCGCCATGCCGTGGCCGGCGAGGCCGATCCGTGGCGGGTGCTCGGGCTGGAGCTCGGCGCGTCCTTCGATGAGGTCAAGGCGCAATACCGCCGCATGGCGGCCGAGAACCATCCCGACCGGCTGATCGCCCGCGGCGTGCCGGAAGAGTTCCTCGCCATCGCCAATCGCCGGCTCGCCGCGATCAACGCCGCCTACGAGACCATCGAGCGCTCGAGACGGCCGGCATGAGCGGCTTTTCCCCCGATCATCCGGGCGCGGAGGTGAGGGTTTCGCCCAATTTCGGCATGCGGCGCGAGGGGATGCGGGCCGATTGCCTGATCCTGCACTATACCGGGATGGAGACGGGGCAGGCGGCGGAAAGCTGGCTCTGCGCGCCCGAAAGCGAGGTTTCGGCCCATTATGTCGTGCACGAGGACGGCCGCATCGTGCAGATGGTGCGCGAGAGCGACCGCGCCTGGCATGCCGGCAAGGGGTCGTGGAAGGGGCGTTGCGACGTCAACTCCTTCTCCATCGGCGTCGAGATCGTCAATCCCGGCCCGCTCGGCGATTTTCCCGATTTTCCCGACGCGCAGATCGAGGCGGTGGCCGCGCTCTGCCGCGACATCTGCGCCCGGCACGGCATCGCGCCGGAGCGCGTGCTCGCCCATTCCGACGTCTCGCCGGGGCGCAAGATCGACCCGGGCGAGCGGTTCCCGTGGGGGAAGCTGCACGCGCTCGGCGTCGGCCACTACGTCGCGCCGGCCCCGGTGCAGGGCGGGCGGTTCCTCGCGTCCGGCGACCGGGGCGAGCCGGTCGAGGCGTTCCAGTCGATGCTGTCGCTCTACGGCTACGGGCTGGAGATCACCGGCGTCTTCGACGAGGAGACGCGCCTCGCCGTCGAGGCGTTCCAGCGCCATTTCCGCCCGGCGCGGGTCGACGGCGTCGCCGACCGCTCGACCATCGAGACGCTGCATCGCCTGCTCAGCGCCTTGCCCGCGCTTTCGGCCTGACCCGCATCCGGATCGGGCCTGCTGTCACATTCTGTCATGCAAAGTGACTTGAGCGGCCATGTTTGCCACCCAATCGGCCGGCACATGAGCGCCTGCGTCGCCGCCGAAACCTGCTTCACACGATCCCATCGGGGCGGCGACGGAAGGCCAACCCGCCGCGTTTGAAACGCGCCAGCCAAGAACGGACCCAATGAAGAAACTGACCTTCGCGACGGCGGCCCTCGCCGCCGGCCTCGCCGCTTTTGTGTTTCCCGCCCACAGCGAGGGAATGGGCGACGTCCATTCCATGTTCGCGACCCACGCCCCGGTGAAGGCGGCCGCGGCCGCTCCCGCCGTCGACCCGACCACCACCGCCTCGATCGCCGCGGCGAAGCCGCGCATCGCCGGCAAGGCCTCGGCCTATGACCTCATCATCACCAAGCACGCGCAGCAGCACGGCGTTCCGGTGGCGCTCGCCCGCGCGGTGGTGCGCATCGAGAGCAATTTCCGTCCCAATGCCCGCGGCCGGGCCGGCGAGATCGGCCTCATGCAGATCAAGCCGGCGACGGCGCGGATGATGGGCTATTCGGGAGGCGCCAAGGGGCTCTACGATCCCGAGACCAACATCCGCTGGGGCATGAAGTATCTGGCCAAGGCCCACAAGCTCGGCGGCGGCGACACATGCGGCACGATCCTGCGCTACAATGCCGGCCACGGCGCCAAGCGCATGAACAAGGTTTCGGCCGCCTATTGCGCCAAGGTCAAGCGCCACATGACGGGTGCCTGACGTATTGCGGTTGCAATTTTGCCCGTGACCCCCTTTATACGCTTCGTCAGTCGGCCGGGCGGCCGCGCCGGCACCGGCCGAAAGGCCGCCGGCGAGGAAAGTCCGGGCTCCAGGAAACACGATGCCGGCTAACGGCCGGCGGGGGCGACCCCAGGGAAAGTGCCACAGAGAGCAGACCGCCCCGCCTGCTGACCGGCCCTGAATGACGGGTCGGTGAGCTGGCGGGGCAAGGGTGAAAGGGTGGGGTAAGAGCCCACCGCGCGACCGGCAACGGGAGCGGCACGGCAAACCCCATCGGGAGCAAGACCGAATAGGGACGGCGCGAAGGGCGACCTTCAGGCAGTTTCCGGCCAGCCGTCCGGGTAGGTTGCTTGAGGCGGGCGGCAACGCCCGTCCCAGACGAATGGCCGCCACGTTGCGTCGCCTCGGCGGCGCGGCCATACAGAACCCGGCTTACAGGCCGACTGACGCTTTCGTTTCAACGGGTTGGCGCGCGAATTGCAGAAAGCGATTCATCGCCTTCGCGTTTCGATTCAAGCCGCGCGCGGATCGTTCTGCTGCGCCGGCTGCTTCACAGGAAAGGGCGCTGCCGCTCTTCCTCGTTCTCCCAGCCGGCGAGCTTGGCCAACCCTTCCTCGTCGAGCACCTCGCAGCCGCCGTCGCGCCAGCGCAGCAGCTTCCTGTCCGCCAGCTTGCGCACCGTCTTGTTGGTGTGAACGACCGACAGGCCGAGCGTGTCGGCGATATGCTGCTGGGTGATCGCCATGGTGAAGGTGGCCTTTTCCGGCACCAGCCCCGACGTCCTCGCGCGGCCGACGAGGAAGGCGACGAGATAGGCGAGCCGCTCGAGCGCGCTGCGCCGGCCGATGCTCAACAGGTTCTCGTCGAGCATGCATTCCTCACGCGAGGCGAGCCACGTCACGTCGTAGGCGAGCTCGGGATGCTGGCGGTAGAGCGACATCAGCCTGGTGCGCTCGAACACGCACAGCGTCATCGGCGACAGCGCCTCGATGGAGTGGTGCATCTCGTCCATCAACGTGCCCTGAAGGCCGATGAGGTCGCCCGGCATGACGTAGTTGACGATCTGCCGGCGCCCGTCCTGCAGGAGCTTGTAGCGGAAGCCCCACCCTTCGAGAACCGTGTAGAGATGCGGGGTCTTGGTGCCCTCGCACAGCACGGTCGCGCCCTTGTCGACGACCAGCTCGCCGCGCTTGAAGGAGGAGACGAAGTCGAGCTCCTCGTCGCTGAAATTGCGGAACGATTTCTGCCGGTGCAGGGGGCACCGTTCGCATGGGTATTTGCGGGTGGATCGCGAGGGATCGTTCGACATGAACGCCTTAACGCCCCGCCGCGACAAAGGTTCAGCTACGTCATTTTTAAATGACAACACCTGGCGATCCGGCCTCTAAGTCGCAGCCGGGGCATGATCCTCATTTCAAGCAGGAGAGACGGTGCAGGACATTTCATTGAAGGGCTTGCGCGTCCTTATCCTCGAAGACGAAATCCTCATCGCGCTCGACCTGGAGCAGATCTTTCGCGACCTCGGCGTGGAGGACGTGATCGTCGCCCGCAACCTCGACGACGTCGATGCCGAGGCAGCGTTCGACGTTGCCGTGCTCGACCTTATGCTTGCCGGGCGCTCGACGGTCGAGTTCGCTTCGGTCCTGTTCGCCAAAGGTGTTCCGTTCGTCTTCGCCACCGGCCGCAGCGACGCCGCGCAGCTTCTCGCAAGCCTGCCGGACGTGCCGATCGTCGACAAGCCGTTCTCAAACGAGGCGCTGGTCAGGGCGATCGCCAAGGCGATGACGCGTGGACGGGAAGGCGCGTCCGATTCGGCCCCCGTGTCCTGATCGCCGGTGAACCATTCGCCGCCCCGTGCGTTTCCCAGACCCAACCCAGGACAACAAGACAGGAGACCGACATGGACTGGAATCGCGTCGAAGGAAACTGGAAGCAGATCAAGGGCAAGGTCAAGGAGCAGTGGGGCAAGCTGACCGATGACGATCTCGACGTCATCGCCGGCAAGCGCGACCAGCTCGAAGGCAAGATCCAGGAACGCTATGGCATCGAGAAGGATCGCGTGAGGCGCGACGTCGACGACTGGTACGGCCGCCAGGGCTGGTAAGCCCCGGCGCATCGCTGCCCATCCTCAGGCCCCGTCGCCATCGCGCGGCGGGGCTTTTCCTTGTTTTCCGGCTCGGGTGTACGGGCAGGGCGGGCCGATCCTAACGCTTCATTAAGCTTAACGCAGGATAAATGCGGCTTGGCTGCCGCATTGCCCCCGTGCCGCCTCCACGGGGTGGTCAGTGCGGGTTGTTCCCGTTGACGCCCATATTGCCCCATGATATCCCTTCTTCATCATCGCAACCTCGTTCCAGTTCAGGGTGAAGCGTCAACGAAACCGGCGGCCGCGCATGCGCGCCGGAACGGCGCTCTCTTGACCTGGAAAAGCATTGCGCAGCGTGCGGAAAAGGCGGCTCAGGGCATGTTGAACGACATGCAGGCGGGCGCGACGGCAAGGACGGCAGCATCGGGTCATGGACCGTTTTCTTTCCAGCGCCGTGAACAGGATCGACGCCAAGGGGCGGGTGTCGGTGCCTGCGCATTTCCGGGCAGTGGTGGCGAAGCGGGGCTATCAGGAACTCTACGCGCTGAAGGCGATCGACCGGCCGGCACTGGATGTCGGCGGGCTCGACCTTCTCGACCGCTACGAGGCGCGGATCGCGATGGAGGACCCGTTCCTCCAGACGGCGGACGACATGTCCTATTTCGTCCATGGCGACAGCGATTTCCTGAAGCTCGACCAGGACGGGCGGATCACGGTGACGGATTTCATCCGCGACCATACGGGGATCACGACGGAGGTCGCCTTCGTGGGGCGGGGCACCTTCTTCCAGATGTGGGAGCCGTCGCGGCTTGCCGCCTATGGCGCGCAGGTGCGCGAGCGGCTGCTGGCGCTGCGCCGGGCCGGGCCGGCGGCAAGTTCACGGGGTGCAACGGACGGGGGCGCGGAATGATGGCGGGCCACGGCGCGGATGACGCCGTTGGCGGACCGGCCCGCCACATTCCGGTCATGCTGGACGAGGTGCTGGTCGCGCTTTCACCGAGCGCGGGCGAGACCATTGTCGACGGCACCTTCGGGGCCGGCGGCTACACGCGGGCTATCCTCGCGACCGGGGCGAGCGTCGTCGCCATCGACCGCGACCCCGACGCGATCGCCGCGGGCCGGGCGCTGGAAACCGAGGCGAGCGGGCGGCTGAGGCTCGTCCATGGCCGGTTCTCGGCCCTCGACGCGGCGGCCGGCACGCCGGCGGACGGCGTCGTCCTCGACATCGGCGTTTCCTCGATGCAGCTCGACGAGGCCGAGCGCGGCTTCTCCTTCCGGCATGACGGGCCGCTCGACATGCGCATGGAGCGCAGGGGGCCGAGCGCCGCCGACGTGGTCAACCGCTTCAAGGTGGGTGACCTCGCCCGCATCTTCGGCTTCTACGGCGAGGAGCGCCATGCCGGCCGCGTCGCCCGCATGATCGAGAAGCGCCGCGCCATCAGGCCGTTCGAGCGCACGCGCGACCTCGCCGAGGCCATCGAGGGCGTGCTCGGGCGCAAGCCCGGCGACAGGATCCATCCCGCGACCCGCGCCTTCCAGGGCCTGCGCATCTTCGTCAACGACGAGCTCGGCGAGCTCGCCCGGGCGCTGTTCGCGGCCGAGCGCGCCCTGAAGCCCGGCGGGCGGCTGGTCGTCGTCACCTTCCATTCGCTCGAGGACAGGATGGTCAAGCAGTTCCTCGCCGACCGCTCCGGCCGCGCCTCCGGCTCGCGCCATTTGCCGGCGGCGCAGGAAAAGCAGGCCACCTTCGACAAGGCGGGCAAGGCGCTGGCGGCGAGCGAGCGGGAAGCCGCGGAGAACCCGCGCGCCCGCTCGGCCAAGTTGCGCGCGGCGACGCGCACCGCCGCGCCCGCGCGGCCGGGCGATGCGTCCATCTTCAAGCTGCCGGCGCTGCCCGACATTTCAGGAGAAAGGTGAGGCCATGTTCAGGACGAGCGACATGGTGCTGATTGCCGTCATGGTCTGCGCGGCGGGCTTCACCTACATCACCAAGCACGACGCCGAGGCCGAGCTTTCCAAGGTGCGCAAGCTCGAGGCCACAATCCGCTTCGAGGAAGAGACCATCGACGTGCTGAAGGCCGACTGGAGCCTGCTGACCCAGCCCTCGCGCCTGCAGAAGCTCGCCGAGGCCTATCGCGACGAGCTGCATCTCGTGCCGGTCGAGGCGCACCAGATCGCCAGGATCGAGGAGCTGCCGGCGCGGCCGCTGCGCATCGAGGACATCGTCGGCGAGGACGCGATGGCCGGCGAGCC of Aquamicrobium sp. contains these proteins:
- a CDS encoding TerB family tellurite resistance protein encodes the protein MSIWARISEFLTTVPANALSGVIEAVRTALSGDPQLRRRVAFSIAMIALSAKMAKADGVVTQDEVRAFQQIFIVPPEQTRNVARLFDLAKQDIAGFEAYAERLAGLCGNGRPDCAMLEDILDGLFHIAAADGVVHEREVGFLRRISEIFAVSEERFEIILSRHAVAGEADPWRVLGLELGASFDEVKAQYRRMAAENHPDRLIARGVPEEFLAIANRRLAAINAAYETIERSRRPA
- a CDS encoding N-acetylmuramoyl-L-alanine amidase — protein: MSGFSPDHPGAEVRVSPNFGMRREGMRADCLILHYTGMETGQAAESWLCAPESEVSAHYVVHEDGRIVQMVRESDRAWHAGKGSWKGRCDVNSFSIGVEIVNPGPLGDFPDFPDAQIEAVAALCRDICARHGIAPERVLAHSDVSPGRKIDPGERFPWGKLHALGVGHYVAPAPVQGGRFLASGDRGEPVEAFQSMLSLYGYGLEITGVFDEETRLAVEAFQRHFRPARVDGVADRSTIETLHRLLSALPALSA
- a CDS encoding lytic transglycosylase domain-containing protein, coding for MKKLTFATAALAAGLAAFVFPAHSEGMGDVHSMFATHAPVKAAAAAPAVDPTTTASIAAAKPRIAGKASAYDLIITKHAQQHGVPVALARAVVRIESNFRPNARGRAGEIGLMQIKPATARMMGYSGGAKGLYDPETNIRWGMKYLAKAHKLGGGDTCGTILRYNAGHGAKRMNKVSAAYCAKVKRHMTGA
- a CDS encoding Crp/Fnr family transcriptional regulator — protein: MSNDPSRSTRKYPCERCPLHRQKSFRNFSDEELDFVSSFKRGELVVDKGATVLCEGTKTPHLYTVLEGWGFRYKLLQDGRRQIVNYVMPGDLIGLQGTLMDEMHHSIEALSPMTLCVFERTRLMSLYRQHPELAYDVTWLASREECMLDENLLSIGRRSALERLAYLVAFLVGRARTSGLVPEKATFTMAITQQHIADTLGLSVVHTNKTVRKLADRKLLRWRDGGCEVLDEEGLAKLAGWENEEERQRPFL
- a CDS encoding response regulator — encoded protein: MQDISLKGLRVLILEDEILIALDLEQIFRDLGVEDVIVARNLDDVDAEAAFDVAVLDLMLAGRSTVEFASVLFAKGVPFVFATGRSDAAQLLASLPDVPIVDKPFSNEALVRAIAKAMTRGREGASDSAPVS
- a CDS encoding CsbD family protein; translation: MDWNRVEGNWKQIKGKVKEQWGKLTDDDLDVIAGKRDQLEGKIQERYGIEKDRVRRDVDDWYGRQGW
- the mraZ gene encoding division/cell wall cluster transcriptional repressor MraZ, translated to MDRFLSSAVNRIDAKGRVSVPAHFRAVVAKRGYQELYALKAIDRPALDVGGLDLLDRYEARIAMEDPFLQTADDMSYFVHGDSDFLKLDQDGRITVTDFIRDHTGITTEVAFVGRGTFFQMWEPSRLAAYGAQVRERLLALRRAGPAASSRGATDGGAE
- the rsmH gene encoding 16S rRNA (cytosine(1402)-N(4))-methyltransferase RsmH; protein product: MMAGHGADDAVGGPARHIPVMLDEVLVALSPSAGETIVDGTFGAGGYTRAILATGASVVAIDRDPDAIAAGRALETEASGRLRLVHGRFSALDAAAGTPADGVVLDIGVSSMQLDEAERGFSFRHDGPLDMRMERRGPSAADVVNRFKVGDLARIFGFYGEERHAGRVARMIEKRRAIRPFERTRDLAEAIEGVLGRKPGDRIHPATRAFQGLRIFVNDELGELARALFAAERALKPGGRLVVVTFHSLEDRMVKQFLADRSGRASGSRHLPAAQEKQATFDKAGKALAASEREAAENPRARSAKLRAATRTAAPARPGDASIFKLPALPDISGER